A region from the Aegilops tauschii subsp. strangulata cultivar AL8/78 chromosome 5, Aet v6.0, whole genome shotgun sequence genome encodes:
- the LOC109772542 gene encoding stem-specific protein TSJT1, which yields MLAVFDSAVAPSPEGLRQPGESGHGADGLAARFRESRPGAVTVDFGGGGAMAYSSHGQSPFLPRLFGVVDDIFCLFQGAIENMAVLKQQYGLSKTATEINLVIEAYRTLRDRGPYPADQVVRDLNGKFAFVLYDRSTSSVFMAADADGGVPFYWGVDSGGHLVVSDDDEAVKNACGKSFAPFPKGFFFTTSGGLQSYEHPLNEVKPVPRVDSKGEVCGTTYAVDEQAKKDTAGIPRVGSAADWSSQY from the exons ATGCTCGCGGTGTTCGACAGCGCGGTGGCGCCGAGCCCGGAGGGGCTGCGGCAGCCGGGCGAGTCCGGCCACGGCGCTGACGGGCTCGCGGCCCGGTTCCGGGAGTCCCGCCCCGGCGCGGTCACCGTCgacttcggcggcggcggcgccatggcctaCTCTTCCCACGGCCAGAGCCCCTTCCTCCCCAG GTTGTTCGGCGTCGTCGACGACATATTCTGCTTGTTCCAGGGCGCGATCGAGAACATGGCTGTGCTGAAGCAGCAGTACGGGTTGAGCAAAACTGCCACTGAGATCAACCTCGTCATTGAGGCCTACAGAACCCTGAGGGACAGGGGACCTTACCCTGCAGACCAGGTCGTGAGAGACCTCAATGGCAAATTCGCGTTTGTGCTATATGATCGCTCAaccagctcggtcttcatggctGCT GATGCTGATGGCGGCGTCCCATTTTACTGGGGAGTTGATTCAGGGGGTCATCTTGTAGTGTCCGACGACGATGAAGCTGTGAAGAACGCTTGTGGAAAATCCTTCGCACCATTCCCCAAAG GTTTCTTCTTCACGACTTCCGGGGGTTTGCAGAGCTACGAGCATCCCCTGAACGAGGTGAAGCCGGTGCCGAGGGTCGACAGCAAAGGGGAGGTATGCGGCACAACTTACGCGGTCGATGAACAGGCCAAGAAAGATACCGCCGGCATTCCCCGTGTTGGCAGCGCTGCAGATTGGTCTTCCCAGTACTGA